The Oncorhynchus kisutch isolate 150728-3 linkage group LG8, Okis_V2, whole genome shotgun sequence DNA segment ccccccccccccaacccgtTCCCAAAGCTACAAAAATCTTTATCTTGATAAAATAGTGTTAATTCTCTGTAGACGTCTCATAAATAGATGATTTTTACGCCTGTTCAAAAAAGgggggcaaaaaaaaaaacacaaccaaCAGCTTGATATTAAACGAAGACACATGGACAAGTGATTAACCTCAGGAAATAGTGAACGGTAAAAAAAACTGAATGGACAAAAATGTCCTGGAGACAAACCTAGGAGAGGGCTCACAGATAGCATCTGTCATCCACACAGGTACAAATGTTGACTTGAGCGCCCACTGCAGTTgatgtagttgttgtagttggtgtgtgggggggggggggggggggggggggggtgttagatgTGTGTTAATCTCCACTCACACTGGTGCATTGAGAGGGTTGTGTGCTGGAGTCAGGACCAGAACAGGGCAGACACGTTAGTGTCGATGCTGTAGAGCCACAGCACCAGCGGCAGGGTGATGCCCACAAAGGGCCAGGAGATGCCCTCCGTGCATGCAGAGGGGGACCAGCCTTTGCCGGATGACTTATACTCTGGCTGGTTACCGGGTTCCAGGTAGTTCCTGGCCACGAACTTAAGCAGCTCATCAAGCAGGATGACGGGCAGGGAGATCTTCAACACCACCAGCCACTGGGTCAGGTCCAGAGGGGTGATCTGAAAAATGAcctggagaggtggaggaagaggcaTGAAAAGAGTGAGAATGGGGCAGCTAGAGAATGACCTGGGTTGAGAGGTTGATAGGAGTAAAGCTGACTTACAGGCAGTGGCTCCACATAGAGGATGAGGAAGTGGAGGGACATGGAGAGGCAGATGGCCCCCAGCAGCCAGATGTTCTCCCAGGGGGGCATCCGCAGCAGGGACTGGTTCTCTGACAGGCTGTGGATAGAGAGGTTGAAGGTCACATTAAGATATTTTTTAGGGTCCACATACAGTACTCTATATTCCATTCTTGTAATTAGAAAGTTGTAGCTGTCCTCCACTGAATGCTAATTATTCTTTGAGGATGAAAGAATGCTCCGCTGACTACAGGGGACCCACCTGTTAAGGGCATTGCACATCTCAATGGTGACAAGCACAGACAGGGCCATGGTCATGGGGTAGGGGGACTCAAACACATGACACTCCAGGTCGGCGAAGTCAGGGTTGTCAGGGGAACACTGCAGGAAGTGGCTCTGTGTGGggaggagtcagacagacacGAGGGACTTAGGCAGGGAGGTACAACACCACACAGACAGTAACGCTGACCTCTAGGAGCTAGTCTTACCAGCTGGTACAGGGAGATCCTAGGGCCGTCCTCAGCGGCCACGAACCACCAGGTAGCAGCTCCCACTGTGGCAGCTCCCACATAGCCTGAGGACAGAGACGTAGAATGAGTTGACTGACTGTGGGACAGACTGGTTCTCTGACTAGGGGGTGGGGGCAGAGGAGTGCACAATAACACTATACGGCAGGGTATGCCAGTAGTAGCAAGCTTGACCTTAAGATGGAGCTATTTGAGACAAAAAATGGAAATAAAGCACAGTCCTAACAGTCCTAATAACTCACATCCGATGGCCAGGTATCTGAAGAAGAGCCATCCGGAGATGAGGGGCTCCTTGGCGCTGCGGGGGGGCTTGTTCATGATGTCCAGGTCGGGGGGGTTGAAGCCCAGTGCAGTGGCAGGGAGACCGTCTGTCACCAGGTTGACCCACAGCAGCTGAACTGGGATCAGAGCCTCAGGGAAGCCCAGAGCAGCCGTCAGGAAGATACTGCCCGCACAGAGAAACATTGTTAACACCACTAGCACCACTACAAAGACCTCAGTGCCAGGAGGAGGTACGTCAAACAGCTGACTCACCAGACGACCTCTCCCACGTTGGAGGAGATGAGGTAGCGGATGAACTGCTTCATGTTGTTGTAGATGGCCCTGCCCTCCTCCACAGCCGCCACGATGGAAGAGAAGTTGTCATCGGCCAGGACCATCTCAGAGGCTGACTTGGCCACGGCAGTGCCAGACCCCATGGCGATGCCAATCTCTGCCTTCTTCAAGGCAGGGGCATCGTTCACTCCGTCACCAGTCTGTGTGGGAGAAAACAGAGATACTTAAGGATGGATAGGAGGCTACATGACAACAGCAATACAATAGATATACAAGCCTTACAGGTACAGTAAGGATAAGGATGGGGGATGTGGGCGGGGGGGTTCATTGTACCATGGCCGTGATCTCATCCATGCCCTGCAAGAACTCAACGATCTTGGACTTGTGGGAGGGCTCGACACGGGCGAAACAGCGGGCGTTGGTCACGGCATCACGCTGTGCCTGGGGAGACAGGTCGTCAAACTCGCGGCCTGTGAACGCCATTTTGTCCACGTCGTCCTCCTCGCTCAGGATGCCGATACGGCGGCAGATGGCCACGGCAGTGCCCTTGTTGTCGCCGGTGATCATGATGACTCGGATGCCGGCCAGGCGGCACAACTTGATGGAGGCAGCTACCTCTGTCCTGGGAGGGTCCAGCATGCCAACGCAGCCCACAAAGGTCAAGCCAGACTgagcagagaaacacacacacaaacacgatcAGGGCTGTCATCAGGGTTCCTACTCAACGTCCAACCGTTATACTAGATATGATAGTAATAGCATCTGTAAGTCAGATATAATCTACTTTATGCAACAGTGGTGATGAGTAACCCTCACCTCGTAACCAGCGAAACGGGCACAATCGACCAGCACCATATCCTCCTTCCTGGGTGGGGCGTCCCGGGTAGCCAGAGCCAGGCAGCGCAGGGTGTCACGCCCCGTTCCGTACTCTCGGATTGTAGACATTATCCTCTCCTTGATGCCTGGGGTCATGGCAACCTTGTTGGTGCCCACCCTGACATGGGTACATCTGTCAATAACACCCTCTGGGGCACCCTGTGGGGTAAGAACGAATTTGAGGTTGAAACACTGATTCAAACACGGGCGACTCAAAAACACTTGGTTCAAAGTGAGTCAAGCATAGGAGTGTTGCTAAAAGCTGGTGATACCTTGACAAACATCTTTCCGAGGGAGGAGCGGGCCTTGTTGGCGGTGCAGTACACAGACATGGACTTCCTGTCTCTGGAGAACTCCAGGGTGAACTCCTTCTTCATCAGCTGCGTGATCACCTAATAGAAGACACGCAGACTCACGACTCAGAAAACCTGCTCACAAACCAGCGGTGACGTTTCACACCATTCAACGGTTGTGGTTAGTGGGCTTACAGAGTTGCAGGCATTGGCCCTGTCGATCTTGGACAGGCCTTGGATGTCGGTGTCAAACGCATTCATCTTTTCCACCAGGCAGGTGAGGGCCGTCTCTGTGGCCTCGCCAACCTTCTCATACACACCTTTGGCCTGATGACACAAACATAAACATTAGTCACTTCTACTCCACGTCCCATGATGAGCCATATGAAGGAGAAAGGCATTCAGGCGAGCGCACGGACCTCATTATAGTCCAGAGAGGAGTCATTGCACAGAGCACAGATGGTGGCAATCTCCACTAGACCATCGTACGCAGAGGACTTCACTAGTCTGCCATCCTGGTACCTGGAGGGAGACACAAAGGACAGGGCCGGACACAAGAGGAAACGTTGGAGGGAGTTTAACAATAAACGTAACTAGAAGTAAATCAATAATTGTAGCATGAATGCATTAGCATTAAGAGTGTATTTGGTCCTCACACTTCTCCCTCGGGGGCGTAAGTAGAGCCAGTGATGGTGAACTCGTTCAGAGAGCAGCTGTTCCCCTCGGCCTTGTCAAGGATGAACATCTGGAGACCCCGACACAGTACAGACAAGACAAGGTTAGGCCTAATCATCTCACACCAATGTATGGTTACAACATTACATTAGAGGCTGTTTCTTAACTGACACTGTAGATGGCAGCAGATGGACAACATAATAGCAGAGTGGACTGCAGCAAGTCAGCAACACAGAGTCTGTGAGGGCTGTAGACCACCCTATACTGTGTGTGGTTGGCTCTTCTATCCTAGTGGGGGACCTAAAATCCCCGaaagtaaaacaaggaaaattctcccTTGTGAGGGCATTTCCCacatccccatgaggacaaaggctattttaagtttaggggttaggtttagggttacaattaggtttagaatttgggttagggaaaatagatTTGGATTTAGAAAATGTAGGTCCCACGAGGATAGAAGaacataacgtgtgtgtgtgtgtgtatacacactcTCTGGGCTGCAGGGATTTAGATGCCCTCTCTGGCTGTGTGTGGGGGTTATGGTAGGAGTGTAGCAGTGAGCACTGGTTGTTTGGTTTAGTCAATACTACATAAGTAAAATAGTGGAGGCCGTCTGTCAGGGAGCCTGAATAAAGAGAAGAGAGTGCTGGAGCCCAGAGGGCTGGGCCTTTTCCCTCAGGAAGAACAGGACTGGTCCAAACCTAAGAGT contains these protein-coding regions:
- the LOC109895781 gene encoding sarcoplasmic/endoplasmic reticulum calcium ATPase 2 isoform X1, with the translated sequence MDNAHTKSVEEVYSHFSVNESTGLGLDQVKRQKEKWGSNELPAEEGKSLWELVVEQFEDLLVRILLLAACISFVLALFEDGEETITAFVEPFVILLILIANAIVGVWQERNAEDAIEALKEYEPEMGKVYRQDRKTVQRIKAKEIVPGDIVEVSVGDKVPADIRLSSIKSTTLRVDQSILTGESVSVIKHTDPVPDPRAVNQDKKNMLFSGTNISSGKAIGVVVATGVNTEIGKIRDEMAATEQEKTPLQQKLDEFGEQLSKVISLICIAVWMINIGHFNDPVHGGSWIRGAVYYFKIAVALAVAAIPEGLPAVITTCLALGTRRMAKKNAIVRSLPSVETLGCTSVICSDKTGTLTTNQMSVCRMFILDKAEGNSCSLNEFTITGSTYAPEGEVYQDGRLVKSSAYDGLVEIATICALCNDSSLDYNEAKGVYEKVGEATETALTCLVEKMNAFDTDIQGLSKIDRANACNSVITQLMKKEFTLEFSRDRKSMSVYCTANKARSSLGKMFVKGAPEGVIDRCTHVRVGTNKVAMTPGIKERIMSTIREYGTGRDTLRCLALATRDAPPRKEDMVLVDCARFAGYESGLTFVGCVGMLDPPRTEVAASIKLCRLAGIRVIMITGDNKGTAVAICRRIGILSEEDDVDKMAFTGREFDDLSPQAQRDAVTNARCFARVEPSHKSKIVEFLQGMDEITAMTGDGVNDAPALKKAEIGIAMGSGTAVAKSASEMVLADDNFSSIVAAVEEGRAIYNNMKQFIRYLISSNVGEVVCIFLTAALGFPEALIPVQLLWVNLVTDGLPATALGFNPPDLDIMNKPPRSAKEPLISGWLFFRYLAIGCYVGAATVGAATWWFVAAEDGPRISLYQLSHFLQCSPDNPDFADLECHVFESPYPMTMALSVLVTIEMCNALNSLSENQSLLRMPPWENIWLLGAICLSMSLHFLILYVEPLPVIFQITPLDLTQWLVVLKISLPVILLDELLKFVARNYLEPGNQPEYKSSGKGWSPSACTEGISWPFVGITLPLVLWLYSIDTNVSALFWS
- the LOC109895781 gene encoding sarcoplasmic/endoplasmic reticulum calcium ATPase 2 isoform X2, producing the protein MDNAHTKSVEEVYSHFSVNESTGLGLDQVKRQKEKWGSNELPAEEGKSLWELVVEQFEDLLVRILLLAACISFVLALFEDGEETITAFVEPFVILLILIANAIVGVWQERNAEDAIEALKEYEPEMGKVYRQDRKTVQRIKAKEIVPGDIVEVSVGDKVPADIRLSSIKSTTLRVDQSILTGESVSVIKHTDPVPDPRAVNQDKKNMLFSGTNISSGKAIGVVVATGVNTEIGKIRDEMAATEQEKTPLQQKLDEFGEQLSKVISLICIAVWMINIGHFNDPVHGGSWIRGAVYYFKIAVALAVAAIPEGLPAVITTCLALGTRRMAKKNAIVRSLPSVETLGCTSVICSDKTGTLTTNQMSVCRMFILDKAEGNSCSLNEFTITGSTYAPEGEVYQDGRLVKSSAYDGLVEIATICALCNDSSLDYNEAKGVYEKVGEATETALTCLVEKMNAFDTDIQGLSKIDRANACNSVITQLMKKEFTLEFSRDRKSMSVYCTANKARSSLGKMFVKGAPEGVIDRCTHVRVGTNKVAMTPGIKERIMSTIREYGTGRDTLRCLALATRDAPPRKEDMVLVDCARFAGYESGLTFVGCVGMLDPPRTEVAASIKLCRLAGIRVIMITGDNKGTAVAICRRIGILSEEDDVDKMAFTGREFDDLSPQAQRDAVTNARCFARVEPSHKSKIVEFLQGMDEITAMTGDGVNDAPALKKAEIGIAMGSGTAVAKSASEMVLADDNFSSIVAAVEEGRAIYNNMKQFIRYLISSNVGEVVCIFLTAALGFPEALIPVQLLWVNLVTDGLPATALGFNPPDLDIMNKPPRSAKEPLISGWLFFRYLAIGCYVGAATVGAATWWFVAAEDGPRISLYQLSHFLQCSPDNPDFADLECHVFESPYPMTMALSVLVTIEMCNALNSLSENQSLLRMPPWENIWLLGAICLSMSLHFLILYVEPLPVIFQITPLDLTQWLVVLKISLPVILLDELLKFVARNYLEPASAV